The nucleotide window AATAAGGAATGGGAAATGCAAAAgcacattattgcttatagaataattaattcacgtcacacaggtaagtttattgctaacacagttgcagatatttgtagatatttttgcattagagataaaataatgtcagtttcaatggataatgcttctagtaacactaatgctataggcttgcttacaactacactaaatcctgcatttagtaatattttccatgttagatgtatttgtcatatttacgaTTTAATCGCCGGTGATGGTATGAAAatattaaatgttgaaattgaaaaggttaaaatggctcttaattggcttttttattcaaaccgtagaagtagacttagagaatattttaaaaaatgtgatgaatttggcctatCAGAGGGTGGGGTAATTTATTAACTTGCTAAATATTTTTTTCCCTATCCTccctatttttggtgttgctgcCATGTTAAATCCTACCATGAAATTTGGAGTTCCTTACTTTTGGTATACATTTATTTATAAGACTTTATCACTttcagatgaggaatttgatacacttgcagatgcaaaagcctcaattaaaataaatgctcaaacaatttataatgcttatcaacttgccttagatcatgctagaccaaatgttccaactcctacttcgtctagttcgtAATTATAtaaaagaactgcgggcctaAAAACACTTAAttttggacggagttcaggggttctcaaggtgataatattggtgatagttcacaactaaatgagcttcaagtttatttgtcgcagggacttgaatcagagaatcccgacggcttctttgatgttttggaatggtaaaaggacaaagaaaaacactatctgattctttcaaggatgactcgagatattttaagtattcaagcttcaacagtggcatcagagagcgctttcaattaagcgagacttcaaatcggtgatcatagagcgtctatgagggagagcttggaaaaatcagtactcttcagagattggatccattcggaaagaagaaattttggacttgctgaatcacaaccggAAATAGACGAAGCTTAtaaagaaatgctagctgaacttgcgaaGGATGCTGCTTCGCCTGGAAACgatgatgaacaagcttcttttccaccaccactaacggaaattcctccgaaccttgaaggatttatgaaatttgttagagataatacatagactaatatgtaacttgtattttggcacatcttcattagtttttttttcttttaatggtggtattagcaccttgttgtgctcattccattggggggaggaagactaagaaagatattgccattatttgttaatgtcgtaataataaaaattactataaggcattcccttgaatatttctttgcaattgttttgtgtttaaatttgaattagaagatttaagtcacaattatataatataatttacaagaaattgccttagataaaaaaaaattcaaaagaaaatagcTGGGAACACTTAGGCCCGTTTGGGCTTGTGGGCCCGACCCATTTAGCctgggaccatgtgggcttaggcccacGATGGGCCGGTTCCACCCTCCAGGACCGTTAAGCCCGGGCCCCTTTGGCCCAGCCCATTTATGCCCTGGAccggaccacaatacagccttaaGCCCGTGCACAAAGTATCATGCATTTACGCAGGGTCCAGAGAAGGGACGCACCAAAGGGATGTTATGTAGACAACCTAatctaatgcaagtattagtggctgctttcatggctcgaacccatgacctataggtcacacggagacaactttaccgttgctccaacgTTCCCCTTCTTTATTATTATAGAGAACCTTGACAAACTCTAAGTTACGTTGATTCTTtaaggcaaaatacatagtttacccatTGACCTTGCAcccaaatccctgttacacacctCTCACGAGCACCCTTTTACACACCCAACCTTTTAGAAGTGTGTCAATGACACACCACTTCTGTGTTTGACCACTTTTTCTAAACATGTGTGTGTCACGCATGAATAAGGCTGTGACATGTGTCACTAACATaaaagtagaaaaataaaaagaatccatccaagttttatttttaaaaaaaaatgactcCCCACCCAACTTAGTGGAGAATCCACAACGGCCACCAATGTTGAGAGCAATCTTTGTATAATAATTTCACATTTTTTCTACAAATGCACCACATTTCAATTCCACAAATTCATTAGGTTTTAAATTATGACTACAAAAGaactttatttttttagaaaaactaAATTAGCTCTCTGCTCCCCCATCTCTCCGGCAGATCTGTCGCAGGTGACCACCCCACCACCATAGCTGGCACCACTCATCATATCACCTCCACATCCATTGAACCGGCaatttaaaagagaaaactaccctctatagcgctacaaaattttaatagcctATGTTTTGGCCCATTTACAGAAAATGGCCCTTCGGCCCAAACATATTGCATATAGTAGCCGAAAGGAATGAGAATTACAACACAAGCGCTTGTAGCTCAGTAGATAGAGCATCGCTTTCCAAGCTGAAGGTCGTAGGTTCGATCCTCCCTGGCGCGATAAAGCAGccttttttttgcctttttaaattgtatttttttaCTTCTGGATATGATAAGTATTAGCTAAGAATTGAATGAAATATGTAATGCAGGTCATATACGaaatgtctattttgtatattttttgtataataacagtatatttttgtatatttttgctagtgacagtctattttgtatattttttgtataataacaGTATATGTTTGTATATTTTTgctagtgacagtctattttgtatattttttgtatagtaacagtctattttgtatagtgaccatctattttgtatatattttgtatagtgagagctaattgtatataaattgtatagtggcagtctatttagtatatttttatatagtgatagtctattttatacatattttgtataataacagtctattttagtatattttttgtataatgacattctatttttgtatatattttgtataatgacactctatttgtatataaattgtatagtgacagtctgttttgtatattttttgtatagggacagtctatttaatatatatattgtataatgacagtctaatttgtatatttttttgtatagtgacagtctattgtatataaattatacaatgacagtttattttatatatttttgtatagtgacaatttattttgtatatattttgtataatgaaagtctatttagtatattttttgtataatgaaagtctatttgtatatattttgtacagTGAAGGCTATGCATGAGATAAAAAATTAAAGACAATTGAGACCTAAAGTTAGACTATGCATTAGTTTCCGCCATCTTTGTTTCTCCCACAAGACACAATAAATCAAAAACCTTCAGCTCCATTACTGCTGCTATGACCACAACAGCACAAAGAAACCTCTCAATTTTCTACactagaaaagaaaaagcaaCGAAAACAAGAGCTAGAACCTAACGCCTCTTCTTTAGATTTTGggccctctctctttctctcaaaTGAAAAACCAACAAACACATACAAAAAAAGAGATCCCATTTTCCCTTCTTCGAGGATGCCTCCCCTCCTTCTGACTTCACCTTCTTTGTGTTCTCAACTgaaaagaaacacacacacacacacacaaagttTAAAGAGCACAAGATTGGGGGTAGGGAAAAACAAAGAGAGCACACGAAAAATAGAGGCTAAAGCGAGTGAGTAAGAGAGATTAAAATTACCACTGTTGGCCACCATTATTCGCCGAAACTGTTTGGTTTCAATTGGAAACCTTCAGATCTGCTTAAACTGACtagaggaaagaaaaaaagaagacctCGCCTCTGTGTAACGATTGAGTTTGAAATGTAAGGAAGGACTGTTTCGGTGATAGTTGGATCGGTGGCTAgccttttaattagttttgggcTACAAAATGTATACTGTAATTTTGTGGCTAGCGGCTGATATTAGTTTCTAGCTGCTGGCCATAAATGAAGTTTGCTCAACTTAAAATTATAATtcgattattttttttttacactggTTCGCATTTTGACAAACCCAAAAGCTGATTCAAAAATCTAAGAATAACTTTAAAATCAATTTCAGGATAGCAACAAAAATTTAATTCAGTAAACAAGCTCAATAATTCAGTCCAAATAATTTCCAACATTGTTGCTAGATTTCTCCGCCCAAACGCCGATTCGAAAACTCAAGAAACCCCAACAATGGAGGTTCAAAACTTTCTCCTCCCAAATGACGATTCAAAAATTCGACACCGCCACAAATTGTCCAAATTTCTGAATGGAAAGGAAAAGATAGAGAAGATGACTAAATTACCTTATTTGATTGAATGTTATTGTGTAAATTGTAGATTGAGTTTTATCTTCTTTATGGTGAAGTTGTCCGCGAATTCAGACCAAATggtcttttccttttcttctcttgttttttctttatttttgagtttgttttttaaaataatttccattttggtttaatttttgaCAAATGGAACTTAAATAAGATTTTGGACAAAAGATTTACCTTTCTCACGCTCTTATTTTTTGTGTTAAACACGCACATGCCAGCTAAGCAGAATGGTGTGTCATTGACACACTTCTAAAAGGTTGGATGTATAGAAGGTTGCCCGTGGTAGaggtgtgtaacagggatttgggTGCAAGGTCAATGGGtaaattatgtattttgccactttaaagggaaaaagaaaacttaGTCAGACCACTCTCCAAGCTTCTCTGAGTCCTGTGAGCTATTTTACATATATGAAAACCAATATCAACTAACTCCAAAATGAATAAAGAATGTTTCCTCCTTGCCGTTCAACCAAGATTAAACAATTCTGTATGAAGTTGATTCTGACGAACTATGTTCGCGAGTATCTTCTTTGTCGTTGTATTTCAGCTTCGTTCATCCAATCAGAGAGCCATAATAGGCCTTTATAACCCAAATATACTGAAGCAATCAGAGCTattatgatgataacaaatagaagAAATTTCTTGATGCCAGCAATAATTCTCTGTCAAGTTAAAATAACTGCAGTTAAGCATTTAAAAGCTTGAAAGGAAAACGGATGTATCATTAATTCTAAGACAGACCTGCAGTATTGAAGTTTTCTTGTCTTCGAGCACCCTTCCTTTTCTCCGTCTTCGCTTCGTCACATTATCTTTTGTTTCAGGTTCCTTTTCCTGACGAAGAGCAAATTTGAGCTAAATTTCAACTAATTATGGGATATACTTTTGGATCAATAACCTATTGAGCGCAATCATTCTCATTCTCAAAAAATAAACTATTCAACGTAAGGCATGAGAAGTAACCCTCTTTCTTGTTCAACTCCAGAAAATACAGCAGATCATGACATGCAGTTGAGAAAATTATAAAGGTTTACCTCGGGCGCTTTTGATTTACGATGTTGCAACTCCCCCTCAGCAGCTTTCACTTTGCTCCTGCAATCTGAATTGCAAGGAAGGATGCCAAGTCCATATTGGTTTCTAGATACATCTTTGGGATCAGTACCATTACTTCTATAGGCTGCTTGCACATCCTTACAGACCAACTCTTTTTTCAGATTTTGGCATCCACAGCGAGCAGTAACCTAATAAAAGAATCATTAAACATTAACAGTAGATAGGCAGAAAATAGTGGATAGAACATGGAAAAAGAATTGATAAAAGTGACCCAGTAAACTAAATAACTggaacatttttttttttgggctcATCAACTATGAGCCTATACTATATGCCATCAATCAATGAAAAAAGAATTGATTTTACATTTTGGAATAATAAGTTATCTGGGTTAATAGAGCTAATAGAAAGGAGCTATCTGGCTCATTAGAAAAATTCCTGTTCAACTTTCTGGGATAGAGTTTAGTTGTATTTTGGATGAAGCTCATACAAgttaaaatcttttttttttcctttcctgaAATAGTAAGTGTAGTCACagaaattaaatttttttctctttcttttcttttatccaGTTTTTTCCTTTCTCACTGACAACGGAACTCTCTTTTTTTCATGGTTTTTAAATATAGATAATTGACACATCCAAATAAAAAGTAGCTGATGAAAAGCAATGGCATCTCAGACAATTGGCTTTCATGCAGCTTCATAAAGATGATTTTCCTGGTACACACCAGTTAGTGGAATGTTTAATGGCATCGAGTAAGCCCATTCAAATCCTAACTCGATGCTTTGATAGAATAGCGTGGCAAAGAAAGTAGAAAACAGAAATCAGTTTGTGAGCTAATagtcaaatattaattaatttgtttattCTAGTCCATAAATAATAAACTTATGTAGATATTCCGAATCAGCATATACATAGTATAGACCAAACAGCCCTTCACACATGGGTAGTATATGTGTTGCTGAAACATATCCCTGCTCCCTTAAGAATTTGTCGAATTGGGGAAAGATAGTTAAGTTAGCCAACAATTTGTGATAGAAAAATGATTTAAAGCCCTTTTGTTTCAGCATAAAATAGAATAGTTTCAATACCAAGCTTGGTTTGATGCAATGGATATGCTTTTTGGTCCTGGAATTGGCTGGCTAACTAAAAGGTACCTTCAAGGAGGCTGTGCACATACGCTTACTGTCGTGAATGGTTACTTTCTGATAATCTTGAAGGAAAAATGTAACATACGAGCAATGTTGATAGATATTGAAGTTAGATCCTTCCTTGGGCTAGAAAATCATGTAATAAAGAAATTGAACAAGCAAATGATCCTTGTTTGAAAGCATCATGGAAATTCAAAATCTTTCCTATGGACATATTTATATTGAAGTAGGAAATTGCACCTATTTCCCACGAAAGTGAATTTTCTTTCAACCTTTTTTACTTTTCGTTGCCAAGTAGTCCGTGAGGGGGAGGGGAGGCATGTTACTGGTTCAGGGATGTACTGTACCCATTCTGATATCCATTCACTCCCAGACCAAGAACTCTGTGAAACCTATAATGAGCAGATCAGCGGACCACCCCCAATGCCACAAAAGAAAAGCAACAGTGAGAGGAAACCTCCTTTCCCTTCTTGGAGCATGGCCATGGGGTCAGAGAAGTAGCAAATAAGTATAACTTAGGGTGATACAAGTgtttatatacttttttttttttttttgtgtgcgcGCGCGCTTGTGTGTATATAAACACTTATATCACCCTAAGTTAAACTTATTTGCTACTTCTCTGACCCCATGGTCATGCTCCAAGCAGGGAAAGGAGGTTTCCTCTCACTGTTGCTTTTCTTTTGTGGCGTTGGGGGTGGTCCGCCGATCTGCTCATTATAGGCTTCACAGAGTTCTTGGTCTGGGAGTGAATGGATATCAGAATGGGTACAGTACATCCCTGAACCAGTAACATGCCTCCCCTCCCCCTCACGGACTACTTGGCAACGAAAAGTAAAAAAGGTTGAAAGAAAATTCACTTTCGTGGGAAATAGGTGCAATTTCCTACTTCAATATAAATATGTCCATAGGAAAGATTTTGATTTAAAACAAGATGCTATGAAACATAAGCTTTTTGTAATTCGAACTAAGTATTACCGACTAAGATAACTAGGTCAACAAACCACGCAGTGAGAGTATATCAATCAATTACCTTCTTGGAACATTGATCAGGAGATGAACATTCACCAGGATGACATATCTCCGGGCAGAGGTGCGTACAATTAGGTAATTTTCTGCACATTTTGCATCCAAACAAAGAAGGGTTCATCAAGGTCAGCTAGGGAGTTTCAGGTGCATTTCAAATGCACACAATTCAACTTTTTTTTCCCAATAAGGTAAAATGCACGAAAATCAACTTTATTATAAGCCTAAAGGGAAGGGGGTTGCGCAAATAAGTTGATAAGCCAAATAGCCTATGTAGCCATCATGGTGCACACCATTTTTGCTGAAGGTGATACAAAAAGAAATATAGCCTACCTATAAAACGATGAAATTACAGCTTTCGTTTATCGTAGATTTGAAGGAAAAGTGAGCAAAGTTCAATAAGCTACCTATGGCATGGTCCTCCACATGATCGAACAGTAAGTTGCTCTTTTGCGGACAAACTGTTGTAGTATATGCACTCAAAGACATGAACCATGGAACCACAGTGACATGAACGCTTTATCAGTGCTTTGCAAGGGGGGCATTCTCCAGGATGACAACGCAAGGGACATGGATGACGACAAGTAGGTTTTCTTTCCTAAAAATGATCAATAAAAGTAAATAGTTCATACCCGAACAACAAACCATAAAGTGCCAACTTATAAAGGAGTGCAATCATCAAAATGATAGAGCCACCAAACATATCATCGAAAGTATTGATTGCTGAATTAGGCCCCAAAAGAAAAAACTAGTAAGTCCCACAGATGAGATGGATAGAAAATATATTAATACCTGTTGGCAAGGAAGAGTACACTCTTCACAAGATTCGGGTCTTCTACTGCCATATAATTTTGAAGCACTACTAACCAAGGCATGGCAAACTTTAGTGCAGTAGTGATTTCCACAAGGAAGAGGATTTCCACACAAATTGTCACAGGAAAATACTGTCCTGTCTGAGCAGACCATCTGAAACAAGAAAGAGCTCAAGTGAATTTCTGTTGGTAAGTAAATGTAAAGCTTTTGACAGAGACAAAAGAATAATAAACAGCTCCTGaaaagaatatacaaaagaagaTAATGTAAGTATTATCGACGAGTTGAGGATATGATTCCCACCATTCTTTCTGCTCCTACATGATTACCCCAACAAGACCTCCATACAAGTTGTGGGCATGGGGGGCATGATGAACCAGGAGTAGGTTCAGTCTGATTGTTCGGTCTCCTTTTCTTTGGTTTCAAAGTGAACTCTGGAAGAGGAGGTTGTGTAGGGCCATGGCACCTGCTTATAATCAACGATTAACAAAGATTCAGTGAATGAACGGGTATACAATAGTAGATATCCAGAAATGTAATAAAGGCAAACCTCAATTCACACTTGTGCCCACAAGGATATTCTTCATCACAAAGTAAACGACATGGTGGGCAAGCTCCATAGTGACACCTATGTGGCTGGAGAAATGAGTGCACACGTTAGCCTCATCAAGTGAACAGTATTTTATTTCATGCTAGAAGTTGGATGAAAACCGAGGCATCAAGTGATAACCCTGCTAAATATTCCTAGAATAACGATATAAAATATTCATACAATCACCTAGTACATGGTAAGTAGTACATGCAACAAATACAACCTTGCAATTAGAAGCATGCCTGCATAAACGATCCACACGACATGGTTTacgacattttggaggtgtttgtTCAGCTTCTGCACCACAAGGAACCTGACCAAAGTGAACAAAATTACCAGAAACAAGTTAGCAAGAATCTTCACGAAAAGATTTACAATGTTAGTACCATAAAGAATCTTCTAGTTGTAATCTAGAGCCTTCTTGCTAAACTTTTTAAAATGATTTCTACTTCATTGCTTAAAGCATAAAAATTCCAGCAGAATTTGGAAAGCAGAAATCAGGCAGTGCTGAGAAGCAATGTGAGGATAGTAACAGTGCCATCATTAGAGAGATTGCAAGTTGATTTGTTTTATTGGAGCCGAGCATGGAGATGacagaaatttattttcttattttgataAGGTGATGACAGAAAATTTGTTTACTACGTCAAATCATCTGACAAGATGAAAGAGGATAGATTGGGGAGGCTGATGTCATTTCTACAGAGGTAAATTGTCATGCTTTTAGTGCTGTGATTGCTTTTGGTGCATGCCAAGGAACATCAAATAATGAGCACCTGTTACCATCAGTCACTAGGCGCATCATGCTATCATAGAAGGCCACAAGTTATCAAATTAATGAGGGGATTATAAACAAGTGTAGGTAAAGAGGAATATAAGTAAGCACCATGAGTTACAACCTATTCATAGATCGATGTTCATTCCTAGGCTCCTTCTTTGTCTCTTAAGCTAGAAGATTCAGATCTTTGAAGCATAAAGATATTTAAGTGAAAAGCTCAAGGATGTCATTGACTCATCATAAAATACTGGTGAAGACTCCCAGTATAAAACAATGCTCACCAGACAGACGGAAAGTCCTAACGACTGGACAACAGAAAACTCTATGCCACTTCTATTCTTTCTAATCAATAAAACAGACAGATACTTATATAGAAAACACAACCATCTCTTCCACTATAGGAGATATAAAACTTCAAACAAGGTACATACAGTAACTGAACTCCTACCTCGAAATGTGTCACCCCGCATAAACATGAAATTGTGACCATCACTGGGCAGGGTGCACAAGCGCCTCTGCAGTAACCAAAGGAAATTGGTCACATATTGTTCAATAACTGATGCAAGGATTAAAAGATCAAGGACTGCCACAGTCAcccaaatataaaatatataaacaagAATTGGGATTATTTAGCTCATACAATTTTTTCTTTGCAAATCAACACTAAAGTAACACCACTTTAAATCATAAGAGACCAACATATATAACTGTTAACTTTTCCTACATATGATCAGGTGTTTAGTTCGGCAGGCAATAGCATTGACAAACAATAGGTGCCAAAATTCAATCCTTTTCCACGCTGCCTCCTGATGTCCTCATCCGGAGAGTCATATCAGGCTCCACTGTAGCAAGATAAATTATTAAATCACCCCaagtatcttttttttttatgatgGTAGTGTCCGGGGGCAGTTTGGGCACCAATGCAAATACCCGATAACCCAGCCACCAAGGCTTAGGAGAAGAAATCACCTAGCGTTTTCTCCCTCTACTGGGATTTGAACATGAGACCTCATGGTCCTCCTCCCATTTCATTAACCACTAGGCCACAACCTTGGGTGCCGAATCACTTCAAGTATCTTAAACTTCAAAAAGGCTAAAGCTTATCCTTCTTAGATGATAGGTGTCTAATAAAATCCACGTGAATGATTTCTAATATTTACTTTTCTGAGAAAGGCAACAAGAATGATTACTAATATTTATCATGTTTGTCCTTCTCAGTTCTCATTTCACAAATTTGTAACGATTTTTGTTCCTAAATTATGGAAATATGCATTAGAGACACCACAAGTACACATATCCAACACACTACATATTAGGAAAGGAGCTTCACAAAATGGTATACACTCTTTCATGTACTGAATCTACAAAAAGCTGATATATCAATAAGACAATAACTTTTCCTGTAagaggacaacaacaacaacaacaacaacccatttAATGCCTGGGAATCGCAACTCAGGAAAACAGAAAGAACTATATCAGACCTGTGGCAAGGAGCTGGACACTTGTGATTCCTACAACGGAGCTTCCTGTCACACATCTGTCACTTGACAGATTTAAGTACACATTAGGAATAATAGTAAGTaacaaaattgtcaaaatatgaACTAAACAAACACACCTCAGAACAAGGTGGGCAATCCCCATCACAGCATTTGCGCTTACAGGCATGTCTTCCACAGTCCCGCATTTTCTGACACTTCCTTTCACATGTCATATCTTGATAGCAAGGAACCTATTCTAAGTTCAATTTATTGTTGATAAACTTAGAACCgaaagaaataatcacaaaagaTCAAGTAAATTAATCAAAATAAGTACAACTAAATCTTACCTGTTTCCTATAACTCCCACACCTACACGATTTAGTAACAACCACCCTACAAGTTTCAATGCAGGGGCCTCTGTGGCACCTTTCAGGGCACCTATGAAATCCACAGCTCAGCATTTTACCACACGTTGCTCCACATACCGAAACCGGAGCATCACAAGCAATCCCTTCATAAAATCTCTTCCCACAAGGACAAGTCCTCTTCCCTTGAAGTGGACAATCTCCACAATCACCCTCATGACAACCTCTCTCACACTTATGCCTCCCACAACCAAGTAACTTAACACATGGATTTTCACACCTAAAGAACCTATCAAAACACTCTCTTTTCATCTCCAACTTCCCACATTGACACTTATAAATGCCTTTAGCTTTACAAGGAGGACAATTACCCTCATGGCAAGTTTCACTACACCTATGAGTCTTACAATCCAACAACTTTTTACAAACACCGTTGCACGAGAAATTCTTGAACCCGCATCGTTTGACATCTTCCACAGCCCCACAAAAGCAATTGGATTTAACCAATTTAGGACAAGACGGGCAGGGCCCCGGGTGGCACAACAACAAGCAATGGTGTCCACAATTGTACTTCAATGGCCTCCCACAAATTTCATTACAAGAATGAGGTAAAACCCAAGGATCATGAGGTGGGTCCGGGAGTTTCCCACAGAAACAATAGTAATTTTTAGGGATCTGCGATTTGGAATACTCAACTCGGCATTTGGGGCAGTGCCATAAAAGGGAACTGTCATTCGGAGTGGCGGCGCGCGTGACGGCACGTGCGGCGGCCAAATTGGAGCATTGAACGGCCCATGATTGGATACAATGGAGATGAAAGACGGCGAAACAGCCAGAGGAACATGACCATGTGGGATCGGAAGGACGGATTCTTTCGAGGCAAATGAGGCATGAGAGGGCACCGGAACGAGAAGAAGTGAGGAAAGATTGGATTTTGATTAGGTcatgttgttgctgttgttggtTGTTGTGGTCGCCGCTGGAATGTTCGAGGTAGGATTTGAAGATGGTGGAAGAGAGGTCGGAATGGCGGTGGTGATGGGAGTCGGAGATGGTGGCGGAATCGGAATCGGAGTCGGAAGATGGCGGTGAGAGAGGTGGTGCAACGGTGGCGGACCAG belongs to Nicotiana tabacum cultivar K326 chromosome 6, ASM71507v2, whole genome shotgun sequence and includes:
- the LOC107785290 gene encoding NF-X1-type zinc finger protein NFXL2, whose protein sequence is MTSWSATVAPPLSPPSSDSDSDSATISDSHHHRHSDLSSTIFKSYLEHSSGDHNNQQQQQHDLIKIQSFLTSSRSGALSCLICLERIRPSDPTWSCSSGCFAVFHLHCIQSWAVQCSNLAAARAVTRAATPNDSSLLWHCPKCRVEYSKSQIPKNYYCFCGKLPDPPHDPWVLPHSCNEICGRPLKYNCGHHCLLLCHPGPCPSCPKLVKSNCFCGAVEDVKRCGFKNFSCNGVCKKLLDCKTHRCSETCHEGNCPPCKAKGIYKCQCGKLEMKRECFDRFFRCENPCVKLLGCGRHKCERGCHEGDCGDCPLQGKRTCPCGKRFYEGIACDAPVSVCGATCGKMLSCGFHRCPERCHRGPCIETCRVVVTKSCRCGSYRKQVPCYQDMTCERKCQKMRDCGRHACKRKCCDGDCPPCSEMCDRKLRCRNHKCPAPCHRGACAPCPVMVTISCLCGVTHFEVPCGAEAEQTPPKCRKPCRVDRLCRHASNCKPHRCHYGACPPCRLLCDEEYPCGHKCELRCHGPTQPPLPEFTLKPKKRRPNNQTEPTPGSSCPPCPQLVWRSCWGNHVGAERMMVCSDRTVFSCDNLCGNPLPCGNHYCTKVCHALVSSASKLYGSRRPESCEECTLPCQQERKPTCRHPCPLRCHPGECPPCKALIKRSCHCGSMVHVFECIYYNSLSAKEQLTVRSCGGPCHRKLPNCTHLCPEICHPGECSSPDQCSKKVTARCGCQNLKKELVCKDVQAAYRSNGTDPKDVSRNQYGLGILPCNSDCRSKVKAAEGELQHRKSKAPEEKEPETKDNVTKRRRRKGRVLEDKKTSILQRIIAGIKKFLLFVIIIIALIASVYLGYKGLLWLSDWMNEAEIQRQRRYSRT